CTGTTGAACACGTGGGTACGACACTCGGAGGAAAGAACAGAACTTCTGGAGACTCGAAGGGCTAGCTTTGAGACCGAGAAGATTTTACGTTTTAAACTTGAAAACAAACGAAAACAGGCACGTATGAATCACTTAGACTTAGATTtcgtgatacatgtacatgtacttttttccATGATCGTgaattattgaatttatgagagaCCTTTTCTCGAACGTTCAATTTTGTCACGAGAACGCAAAATAAGAACCTAATTTTTGCGTCAAGACATCATGCACTGCGAATGAATTAATGCCAAAATAAAGTTACCAAGATAAAACTGATTTTAGTAATTATATGAAAAAGCAGGATATACAAGAAACTTTCTGCATTTAGTGAACATAACCTTCtcatgtatggagcgccaaattaacacaACCGCCTATAATTgatgatataattaattatttgaagatatcattagtCCAATTATTGCccgcaataattaaattgatgctcgCATcgaatcaattattgctctcatcatttgaattgaagcgcgcatcaattgaattattgctcgcaataattgatttcatgTGCGCATCGATTCATTTATTGTGCACTTGCAATAATCGAAACTATGCGCGCATGAATTGAAATATTGCGCGAATTAAATTAATTCGCGTATCAATATGGGaaattattgctcgcaaaatttGAATTTGGGGCTGGTATAAATGATATGATGATCTCTTTCATTGAAtggaagatatctttaattatttacatcgATTTGCATagggaattaatgcgcgcatcagttcttttaaagagagcaacattTCAATTatagagatcattaattcaatattgtggatatgttgaattgaagatatttcttattaaataattgtgctctctctctctctctctctctctctctctctctctctctctctcaaagaAATGTTGCGAGCATCAGTCGAATTAATGATgcaattaattcaattgaagatggCAATAATGATTGCATGCATTAGAATTATaacgcgcatcaattcaattgttggtatcatcaattcatttgaagaaagcAGCAACTCAAttatagcgcgcatcaattcagcagaataattaatgctatcaacacTAATACGCGCATTCATTTAGATTTGAAGATatcgttaattatttgaagagatatcgatcttttgatagaaatgttgagcgcatcaaatgaatagatgatatcttcaaatagataaagatattttcaatttcaattgaCGCTCcatattcatatatatgtatcatgCTCTATTTACAGGTTCGTCAAATTGCcgatgaggttaagaagttaaaCGAAGAGCTGCGAAGACGAGAAATCGAGGTTGACATGATGAACAGAGAGGAAATCCAAAGAAAGAAAGCCTATAAAGACGAACTCTTTGTTCAAGCTAAATTCAATGCAGCCAATAGCAATTCACTTATCAAACTGAAAGACCGTTTTTCaaacttcaatgcaaaaattaggtCGATTAATTTGATGCTGAAGGGATTTTTGGGAGAATGTGATAATCCTTCCGTTGAGGAGGTCGATAATGTTAAACTGACGGTTCTTGAAAGAAACGTAAAACTAGTCATAGAAAGGGTTCGTGAGAACAAGGAGACAGTAAAAGAAGTGGATGATGAAAGGGAGAATATCCTCCAACTGCTGAAAACAACCCCCAAGAGAAAGGAACCTTTGTTGAGTACAATTCGCAGATATTTATCGAAGGAAGACAAGGATAAGGCGGGTCTGTTCAAAGAGCTCGAGAGACTGAGGGCAGCTGTAAGAGGATCTTCAAAGTTCCAATCATCTACCCCAGTGACAGACCTAAAACTGCTGCGCAATATGGCAGCCACAGTTCGCGCGGAAATTGAACACTTGCAGAAGAAGTTACACTGGAAAGACAGTCAGATCTCCGAGTTAATAGACGAAAATACATCTTTGAAGCAAAAATCTCCGAGCTTGTCCGAGACGCCTGTTCTTCAAACAAGTTCAAAGTCAGAGTCCTCTCTATCATCGCCAGAGTCCACCTATGAAATGGATGAAGCTTACGAGAACATAGACGACTACCTGCCAACAAATGAGAGAGAATTCAGTCCTCATCTTGCCATTACCACAGGTAGGGAGACTAACGATGGCATCGCTGAAGACCAGCAGAAAACGTTTGAAGACGGAAGTGATGTCAGAGCCACGGATTTCTCTGACGACATCGCTTCAAAGAATTATACAAGCGACATTCAGACGGCAGGTGTGTCAACACCAACCACAAGTAGTAGGCACTCAAAAGATGCATACTTTGAAGAACACCTGGCTTTTCAGAGAACGCCACAACGTGTAGTCCGTCTCGATGTCGAACATGATAGAAATTCCACGAACTCGTTGATCTTGCCAGACATCATGGAGTCGGACATGAAGAGACATGGACTGTTGAGGTCATCTGCAGATCTTACCAAAATTCTCGAGAATAGCAATGACAATGACGAGCTAGAGAAATTAACGACACTTCTAGCAAATCGAACGCAATTCGGGAAATTACCATCTATATTTCAAACGGTTAATTACCTTCCAGAATAGAGATTTTTGGGAATGGTGCATGTATCTCGATTTCAAATGAGATTGGGTGTTTATAAAGAATCGTATATCTATGTCAATATGCACCCACATGAACTGTTTAAAGTTAGATAACGATTGCACTTCTACATATTCACACTCGCCACTCTAATCaatgaattagaaaaaaaagCATCAGTCAGTTGCTGCCTCTCTAAGTCCATTTGAGTCAGTTGCCACTATAGACACCAAatacatttcaattttaaattttttgatAAAAGAACACTCCAAAGAAAATGACCCCTCACTGCAAACGCAGCATTGCACCGTTCAGACTCTGAATAGACAGCTATCATCgcgaaaatttcaatgttggaCAAATTATCAGCAGTGTCATATTCAAAATGTATGGAGGTGAAAACTTTCAATGGTGCATAGCATATTGCATCCACATTCCATAATTATAAAGGGTTTTTTGTAGGGAAGGGTGTGGATATTCATCTCATTGTGCTGGGTTATATTGAATAAACTATATTAGCTAAATCCAACAGTGTCATACGCCGTATTAGATTCCTTCCGGTTGCTGCACGGATTTTGTGATATGGGCAAAGGCTAATTTTCAACGGCAGTAAACAAGTTCAGTATGATCTATAATTCTATCTGATTTTTACATATTCCATTTCATCGCACAATGTTTAAGTATCCTCGTTATCGCCACCTCTTTATCGATGGAAGAATCATATTGAATgaaaaccatataattatatcaattttaaaagtatacCATCAATATTTGCTTACATTACCTAAAATCTTGCAACAATTACAGTTTCCAATACAACCATTTATTGTACTTTTGACataatttcttttgtttatatGGAAACAATGGTCAAGTAAataagggagaaaatgcaacggatcagactgggattcgaaccagGGTCCTCCAAAATCTCTAGTCAGCTGCTCTACCGAGCTATTTGGCCTTCAGCGTTAGAACACGTCTGACCGTCATTCCTTCTTAAGTCTTCACAcattgaagacatcaaccccaGACCTTTATCCCATGGCAGGCAtcttcacctgtcagttccagggactggtcaacggcaccaaatgtaataggaagaaaatgcaatggagCAGACCGAGATTTGAACCTGGGtctcctgaatctctagtcagatACTCTACTAACTTGAGCTATTTGGCCACCAGCGATCGAACCCGTCTGATCGCCACACAATAATTATTCATTGAAGAGAAGTATAGCACTTCTACAAAATTAGATCAAAGGGTAATCTTTTTTTCTATCGCCCTTGATATTTTTCGACTCAAGATTTATTTCCCTTAAAGAGGTTCGCTCCTGAGTTTTGTGGTatattgtcaattttttgggaagtgtgcttgatattgagctacagtgttaaacttgacctttttgcacttaaaatttactaAACTAGATAaattgtctgttggtgtcaacacaacataaacaAGCATTGCATGAAATAAATAGCACTTACAAAATACGTATGAAAAAGTTTAAGACTGGAGACAAATAATGAAGCTTTTACAGTTACtatacgaaaaaaaaaaatcatatggaATTTGAAAGTTCAAAGGCATTCATACATGTTTTTTAATGCTCTGTTTACAAAAAGATATTAACCAAATCAATGAAtttacatttgaattagttcAAGGTCTCTACTACTCGTATCATACACTACAAAATTGAAATCCACGCCTAGGAGTGATTATTGACAATATAATggataaaacaaaaactgtcAAATCATGTAAATTTAGATCTTTTAATTAAAGAATCTTCACTAGGGTACACATTGTCTTATTAGCATCTCCCTGaagtatagattcaagtttatttaaatcatGACTCCAGGGAATAGGAGTatagaaaagaaaaatgttttgaaaacttAAGATCCACAATGGTGCATATTGTTAAATTGATAAGCAATATCCAAAGGTTACCTATGTGGACAGGACTTAGTCTCAGGATAAATGGCTGATTATACAAAATATCCCCAGCTCCCTTTAACATACCTCAATGATGTAAACAACCTAGACATTTACTTCTTAGTTCGAATTGATCCCAAACACGGAATCTGCTCAAGGTTATGACAAGGTTTAGAAATGAGCAAGGAGAGCATGGTTACCCATAGGCCTATTGATTTACAGAACTCTTCTTATAAAGAACAGCAAAGaagttaataaataaaacaattttattgaaCAACAATTACAATCAACAAGAATCAACTCTCCTAAATATACATAGTTCATATAacaaattcaagtttgaaaCTTCACCGAAGTCTCCGAAGGAAACTGGGATTGCAATATTGGAGAAGGGTTTCATTGCATTGGCAATCATACTTCGATCATTGGAATAGAAGGGTTTCGTTGCATTGACAGTCATACTTTGATCATAGGATATAGTTGATTATTACTTCAATAGGTTCAAATTCAAATCTGCATAACAGGACAGTATGTCAAAGTCTTATTCAACTTTTTCTAAATCTAGAATAATATACAAGAATCGAATGATAATGCTGCATCAATGTACCATTTCCCCGAGAAATTTCTAGGAAACACTTTGTAGGTCTTTATGGAAATCCTGTTGTATTTTAGGAATCAGCTCGGGTTTGGACAATATGTCTATCGCTGTCATTGCCAGGGCTTTAGCCACCGCCAGACTGTAACCCTGTGCTACATCTGctcctgaaaaaaaaaagtctgagCTTACAGAAAATAATCCTGCCTACAGACTTAAGGAGATTATAGGGTCCTGTCTGGACAGGGAGTACTAGTAGGTAACTGCTGTTACTCTACCACCACAATCAAAagtagatattttaaaacaaatctaTCAGACAAAGGAAAAATGTACTGCAGACGAACTGCTGTCTGCACGGTCATTTACATTCTTAGCGTAATCCATGAGGTCATGATTCTGTGGATATGTTTGCGgtaaaaataatgattttcaatCATTGCACAATACTTGTTTTTCAATTACGCAGTGCCACAATACATGCACATTAATGATCGATCTGCCATTcttcatatttcatacaaattatatatgtagatatttaCATGGAcgaaattttcaacaacaaatattgctataaaaaatattgaattgtttttatttaggGATTCAAATTACTCTTTTGCagtaaaatcattcaaaatcaAAGCAGGTGAATTTGAaccaaaaattaaagaaaactaAAGTTATTCAGACTAAAGGTACATATAGTATTCATGATTTGCTCTTGGCAGAATTC
Above is a genomic segment from Ostrea edulis chromosome 3, xbOstEdul1.1, whole genome shotgun sequence containing:
- the LOC125675039 gene encoding eukaryotic translation initiation factor 5B-like, encoding MDEREREIVRRNHRLLVQNIILTDEFFDCLRNYHVLPETMIKDVKNESTRENRNSKLLELLVLRGCDSFRKLRHVLHLTGHCLLADHLYEEEADIKVLKPEDVFGKYPSMFNKVPDETKIKFIKTIESKVKEKSLLNTWVRHSEERTELLETRRASFETEKILRFKLENKRKQVRQIADEVKKLNEELRRREIEVDMMNREEIQRKKAYKDELFVQAKFNAANSNSLIKLKDRFSNFNAKIRSINLMLKGFLGECDNPSVEEVDNVKLTVLERNVKLVIERVRENKETVKEVDDERENILQLLKTTPKRKEPLLSTIRRYLSKEDKDKAGLFKELERLRAAVRGSSKFQSSTPVTDLKLLRNMAATVRAEIEHLQKKLHWKDSQISELIDENTSLKQKSPSLSETPVLQTSSKSESSLSSPESTYEMDEAYENIDDYLPTNEREFSPHLAITTGRETNDGIAEDQQKTFEDGSDVRATDFSDDIASKNYTSDIQTAGVSTPTTSSRHSKDAYFEEHLAFQRTPQRVVRLDVEHDRNSTNSLILPDIMESDMKRHGLLRSSADLTKILENSNDNDELEKLTTLLANRTQFGKLPSIFQTVNYLPE